In Mytilus edulis chromosome 7, xbMytEdul2.2, whole genome shotgun sequence, a single genomic region encodes these proteins:
- the LOC139483201 gene encoding octapeptide-repeat protein T2-like, which yields MGMSGRRLIRHNSADSAPSSKDRRRVGDSAEEYRMSITELLVRARESEKVRKRECESESERETGSTRESASTRESASTRESASTRESASTSTRERETGSTRESARTSTRESTRERERARSERERERARERARASTRESEREHERERERARERARERARASTRESTRESESEHER from the exons ATGGGAATGAGTGGGAG GAGactcattcgtcacaactcggccgattccgcaCCCTCATCTaaggatagaaggagagtaggAGATTCtgccgaggagtaccgaatg AGTATAACAGAGCTGCTAGTGAGAGCGCGTGAGAGCGAGAAAGTGAGGAAGCGAGAGTGTGAGAGCGAGAGTGAGAGAGAGACAGGGAGCACGAGAGAGAGCGCGAGCACGAGAGAGAGCGCGAGCACGAGAGAGAGCGCGAGCACGAGAGAGAGCGCGAGCACGAGcacgagagagagagagacagggAGCACGAGAGAGAGCGCGAGGACGAGCACGAGAGAGAGcacgagagagagagagagagcacGAAGCGAGAGAGAGCGAGAGCGAGCACGAGAGAGAGCGAGAGCGAGCACGAGAGAAAGCGAGAGAGAGCACGAGAGAGAGCGAGAGCGAGCACGAGAGAGAGCACGAGAGAGAGCGAGAGCGAGCACGAGAGAGAGCACGAGAGAGAGCGAGAGCGAGCACGAGAGATAG